The Miscanthus floridulus cultivar M001 chromosome 7, ASM1932011v1, whole genome shotgun sequence genome includes a region encoding these proteins:
- the LOC136462823 gene encoding gamma-glutamyl peptidase 5-like, which produces MTKPAAGRGGRRYALLLALWDSEYAKEVYGGYYNVFVAAFGDVSGGTDERWDCFRVIAGEFPAPEDLTSYDGFVVSGSPHDAHGDEPWIRRLCALVQTVHAMRKRVLGICFGHQVLCRALGGRVGRARNGWDVGVRKVTFAPELLEGRLEFLGGLVEDDLPRSAALIEVHQDEVWEIPPAATVLAYSEKTRVEVFAAGEHALGIQGHPEYTVDILHNLIDRLTNQRAIRRSVGEEARRTVAETGGPDRAFWTALSKGFLGGG; this is translated from the coding sequence ATGACTAAGCCGGCGGCGGGGCGCGGCGGGAGGCGCTACGCGCTGCTGCTGGCGCTCTGGGACTCGGAGTACGCCAAGGAGGTGTACGGCGGGTACTACAACGTCTTCGTCGCCGCGTTCGGCGACGTCAGCGGTGGCACCGACGAGAGGTGGGACTGCTTCCGCGTGATCGCCGGCGAGTTCCCCGCGCCGGAGGACCTGACGTCGTACGACGGCTTCGTGGTGAGCGGGAGCCCGCACGACGCGCACGGCGACGAGCCGTGGATCCGGCGCCTCTGCGCGCTCGTCCAGACCGTCCACGCCATGAGGAAGCGGGTGCTCGGCATCTGCTTCGGGCACCAGGTTCTGTGCCGAGCACTGGGTGGAAGGGTCGGCAGGGCTCGGAACGGCTGGGACGTCGGGGTGAGGAAGGTGACGTTTGCGCCGGAGCTCCTGGAGGGCCGCCTCGAGTTCCTCGGAGGTCTCGTCGAGGACGACCTCCCCCGGAGCGCCGCCCTCATCGAGGTTCACCAGGACGAGGTGTGGGAGATCCCGCCGGCGGCGACGGTGCTGGCCTACTCGGAGAAGACGCGCGTGGAGGTGTTCGCGGCCGGGGAGCACGCGCTGGGCATCCAGGGCCACCCGGAGTACACTGTCGACATCCTCCACAACCTCATCGACCGCCTCACCAACCAGAGGGCCATCCGGAGGAGCGTCGGCGAGGAGGCACGGCGAACGGTCGCGGAGACCGGCGGGCCGGACCGCGCGTTCTGGACGGCGCTCTCCAAGGGTTTTCTCGGGGGCGGATGA